The window CGGGCGCGCACGTCAAGGAAGGGCACGGCTGATGCGCTGGTTGCGCGACCCGCTGCTCGTCGTCGAGGGCCTGACGATGCGTTTCGGCGGGCTCGTCGCCGTGCGCGATCTCTCCTTCTCCGTCGGCCGCGGCGACATCACCGCGCTCATCGGCCCCAACGGCGCCGGCAAGACGACCGTCTTCAACTGCATCACCGGCTTTTACAAACCGACCAGCGGCCTGATGGCGCTGTCGACCGGCAGTCCCATCGATGCGCAAGCCGTCGCCGACCTCACCGCCTCGAGCCGCCGCTACGTGTGCCGCGACGACCGCATGGGCAGCGACGGGCTGTTCCTGCTCGAGCGCATGCCGGACTTCGAGATTGCGCGGCGCGCGCGTGTCGCCCGCACCTTCCAGAACATCCGTCTGTTCCCCGGCATGACCGTTCTGGAGAACCTCATCATCGCCCAGCACAATCCGCTGATGCGGGCGTCGGGATGGTCGCTGCTCGGTCTCATCGGCGCGCCCAGCTACGCGCAGGCGGAAAAGGCGGCGGTCGACGTTGCCCGCTACTGGCTCGACCGTATCGGCCTGACGAGCCGCGCCGACGACGCGGCCGGCGCGCTGCCCTATGGCGACCAGCGGCGCCTCGAGATCGCGCGCGCCATGTGCACCGCTCCGGTGCTCTTGTGCCTCGATGAGCCCGCCGCGGGCCTCAACCCGCGCGAAAGCGCGGCGCTGACCGGCCTGTTGCGCGGCATTCGCGACGAGCACGCGACGTCGATCGTGCTGATCGAGCACGACATGTCTGTGGTGATGCAGGTCTCCGACCACGTCGTCGTGCTGGAGTACGGCATACGCATCTCCGACGGTACGCCCGAGAGCGTGAGGAACGACCCGCGCGTCATCGCCGCCTACCTCGGCGTCGAGGACAAGGACGTCGCCCGCGTCGAGGCGGAGGTCGGCCTATGAACACTCCATTGCTCTCGCTGCAGGGGATCACCGCCTGCTATGGCAACATCACCGCCCTGCACGGCGTGAGCCTCGACGTCCCTGCCGGCCAGATCGTGACGCTCATCGGCGCCAACGGCGCCGGCAAGTCGACGCTGATGATGACCATCTTCGGCAACCCGCGCGCGCGCGACGGCCGCATCCATTTCGACGGCCGCGACATCACCGATATGCCGACGCACGAGATCGCCCGCCTCGGTCTCGCCCAGTCGCCCGAGGGACGCCGCATCTTCGGGCGCATGACGGTGGAGGAGAACCTGCGCATGGGCGCCGAGTTCGCCGGCAACCGCGACTACGAGCGCGAGCTCGCGCACGTGACCGCGATCTTCCCGCGCCTGCGCGAACGCCTGCACCAGCGCGGCGGAACGCTCTCGGGTGGCGAGCAACAGATGCTGGCTATCGGCCGGGCGATCATGAGCCGGCCGAAGCTGCTGCTTCTGGACGAGCCCTCGCTCGGGCTGGCGCCGCTGGTGGTGAAGCAGATTTTCGAGGTGATCGCCGACCTCAATGCGCGCGAGGGCCTCACCGTGTTCCTCGTCGAGCAAAATGCCTTCCACGCCCTGCGCCTTGCCCACCGCGCCTATGTCATGGTCAATGGCGCGATCACGCTGAGTGGCACCGGGCAAGAGCTTCTGGCGAGCCCCGAGGTACGCGCCGCGTACCTCGAAGGCGGGCGGCACTAGGAGCCAGGGACCGAAGCATGGGCATCTACGAAACCGGCAGCAACGGCCTTTGGATCTTCTTCCTCGTCACGGTGCTGATGGGTGGATCGGCCGCGCGCGCCACCGGGGGCGCCATTGCCTCGACCTGGCGACCACCGTGGCAGATTTTCGGCGCCGCCCTGCTGATCACCTTCGCCGTCCGCTTCTTCCACTACGCTCTGTTTCAGGAGCCATTGCTTTCACTGGGAAATTTCATCATCGATTACATCGTCGTCGCCACCGCCTGCGCCTGGGGCTATCGCATCACCCGAGTGCGCCAGATGGTGGAGCAATACCCATGGGCCTACGAACGCGTCGGTGTGCTGTGGTGGCGCCGGCGCCAGGAGTTGCCTAGCTACCCGCGGGGATGACATTTCAGCCAATTCGGACGAACATGCGCGCCGTCTCCGCGGCGCGTCAGGCGCCCGTCGTGATCTCAAGAGGACCTCATGAAATCAGCAGCCGTTTACGCCGCATTGGCGATCGCATTCGCCGCCCTATTCACCGGCTGCGACAGCGGTCCTGAACGGTTGAAGATGGGCGTCGCGGGCCCCATGACCGGTACCGACGCCGCGTTCGGCGCGCAGTTGAAGAACGGTGTCGAGCAGGCCGTCGCCGACATCAACGCAGCGGGCGGCATCAACGGCCAGCAGATCGAGCTGACGGTCGGCGACGACGCCGCCGATCCGCGCCAGGGCGTATCCGTCGCCAACAACTTCCTCGGCGAGGGCGTGCGCTTCGTCGTCGGCCACTTCAACTCCGGCGTCTCCATGCCGGCGTCGGAAGTCTACGTCGACAACGGCATCCTGATGATCACGCCGTCGTCCACGAACCCGATGATCACCGAGCGCAAGCTGTGGAACGTGTTCCGCACCTGCGGTCGCGACGACCAGCAGGGCGGCGTCGCCGGCAAGTACATCGCCGACAACTTGAAGGACAAGAAGGTCGCCATCGTCCACGACAAGACGACCTACGGAAAGGGCCTCGCCGACGAGACCAAGAAGGCGATGAACAACGGTGGCGTCACCGAGATCCTCTACGAGGGTGTCGGCGCCGGTGAGAAGGACTTCACCGCGCTGGTCTCGAAGCTCAAGAACGCCGGCGTCGAGGTGCTCTACTGGGGCGGCGTGCATACCGCTGGCGGCCTGGTGCTGCGGCAGATGCGCGACCAGGGCCTCAATGCCGTGTTCATGTCGGGCGACGGCATCGCCAGCGACGAGTTCGCCGCCATCGCCGGGCCTGGCGCCGAGGGCACGCTCATGACCTTCGGTCCCGATCCGCAGAAGCGCCCGGAGGCGAAGGAGATCATCGACCGGTTCGAGGCGCGCAAGTACAAGCCCGAGGCCTATACGCTCTACAGCTACGCCGCAGTGCAGATCCTGAAACAGGCGATCGAGGCGACGAAATCGACGGATCCGAAGACGGTCGCCGCCTACATGCGCACCGGCGTCGTGTTCAACACCGTCATCGGCGACATCGCGTTCGACGACAAGGGCGACATCAAGCAGGTCGCCTACGTCATGTACACGTGGATCAAGCAGCCGGACGGCCGCATCACCTACGTGCAGAACTGACGGCCGGCCTCCGGAAACAATTGCGGCGGTGCGTGCCCTCAAGCGCGCGCCGCCGATTCATGTCGGGGTAGTCGTGAGCCGCCCGGCGCCCGCAATTGGGTCTACCCGGGGGACGGCTGAAGTGAATGTCAGTCGCGGCCCTGCGAAGCGGCCATGCACTCGGCAACCAGTCGCTTCTCGATCAGCGCGAGATCGTCCGGCACCCGTGTTCCCGCCTGGCGATAGCTACGGATCTTGGCCTGAACCTTAGCGTAGCCCTCGCGGGGGTCGTCGGTCTGCTCCAACTCGATATTGAGCTGGGCAATCTCTCCTTGCATTTGGGAAGACATAATCGGCTTTTGCCCTCGTGTTTCCTGTTGTTTGAGGCGCCCGGTGACCCCAGGCGTCGACGTGGAGGTATAAGACTCAATTGGCTTTCTCTAAGTAACTTTTCGTTTCACTCCTGCTATTTCAAGAGTAGAGCATCGATATCATTGGATAACGTGACAATCTGTCCACAGTCACGACTGATGCAGCGCAGCGTAATCCTGTAATAATTGTGGCGACATCTTGATTGGAAGGTGGAGCCATCTATTTCGACGTCAAATGACTATTGTGCGTTGCAGCGAAAACACGCCGGTGTGGACTTTTTCTGCGTTTTCACTACGCCCGAATGAACCAACCAAGTATTGGCGTTCGCAACATTGTTCCCGACAGCAATTGAAGCACATGGCCCGCGTCTGCTAGGCCACCCCTTCCCTTCCGCGAGGCCGCCCAATGATTCCGCGCTACAGCCGTCCCGAGATGACTTCGATCTGGGACCCCGAAACGCGGTTCCGCATCTGGTTCGAGATCGAGGCGCACGCCGCCTCCGCCATGGCCGAGCTCGGCGTCATCCCGCATCACGCGGCGAAAAAGATCTGGGACAAGGGCCGCAACGCCAAGTTCGACATCGCCCGCATCGACGCCATCGAGCGCGAGACCAAGCACGACGTCATCGCTTTCCTCACTCACCTCGCCGAGATCGTCGGCCCCGAGGCGCGCTTCGTGCACCAGGGCATGACGTCCTCCGACGTGCTCGATACCTGCCTCAACGTGCAACTCGTGCGCGCCGCCGACCTTTTGATCATTGATCTGGATCACTTGCTGGCCGCGCTGAAGCGCCGCGCCTTCGAGCACAAGACGACGCCGACCATCGGCCGCAGCCACGGCATCCACGCCGAACCGGTGACCTTCGGCTTGAAGCTCGCCTACGCCTATGCCGAGTTCGACCGCGCCAAGCAGCGGATCGTCGCGGCACGCAGGGAGGTGGCAACCTGTGCGCTATCGGGCGCCGTCGGCACCTTCGCCAACATCGACCCGCGCGTCGAAGTTTATGTCGCCGAGAAGATGGGCCTCGAGCCGGAGCCGATCTCGACGCAGGTCATCCCCCGCGACCGGCACGCGATGTATTTCGCCACGCTGGCCGTCGTCGCCTCGTCGATCGAGCGCCTCGCCACCGAGATCCGCCACCTGCAGCGCACCGAGGTGTTGGAAGCGGAGGAGTTCTTCTCCGCCGGCCAGAAGGGCTCCTCGGCCATGCCGCACAAGCGCAATCCCGTATTGAGCGAGAACCTCACCGGCCTTGCCCGCATGGTCCGCGCCTATTCGATCCCGGCGATGGAGAATGTCGCCCTCTGGCACGAGCGCGACATCTCGCACTCCTCGGTGGAGCGCATGATCGGGCCGGACGCCACCGTCACGCTCGACTTCGCGCTGGCGCGCCTCACGGGCGTCATCGACAAGCTCGTCGTCTATCCCGAGAACATGCAGAAGAACCTCGACAAGCTCGGCGGCCTGCATAATTCACAGCGCGTGCTGCTTGCGCTCACCCAGGCCGGCGCCTCGCGCGAGGACGCCTACGCGCTGGTGCAGCGAAACGCCATGAAGACTTGGGAACAGGGCAAGGACTTCCTCGCCGAGCTCAAGGCCGACAAGGACGTGACGGCGAAGCTGAAGCCGGCCGAGCTCGAGGCTATGTTCGACCTCGGCTACCACTTCAAGCAGGTCGACACGATCTTCAAGCGCGTGTTCGGCAAGGCCTAGCCGCCGCCCTGTAACCAGCGGAACAGCACTTGCCGAGCCGTCGTCCTCCAAGTGATGCTAAGGTCATCACGCGAGGACGGGGGAACGCCGCATGCATACACCTGATCGGGGCCTCTACGGGCGCCTCGGCGTCACGCTCCTCGTGCTGCTCGCCTACTGCGTCGGCTGTCAACTGCCGCTACCCGGCCTCGACACACAGAAGATCGGGCTCCTGTACGAGGGTGGCGGAACGGCGACGGCGCGCGTGTCGGTGCTCGCGCTCGGCATCATGCCGCTCATCAGCGCCCTCATCCTTCTCGAGCTCGTCAAGCTGGCCGCGCCGGAGCTGCGCACCTGGGAGCGCGCCGCGCCGCGCAATCAGCGCCGTTATGGCTACGTGGCCGTCGGCCTCGCGCTCGTCATGGCGCTCGTGCAAAGCGCAGGCATCGCCTCGGCGCTGGAGCAGGTGACGGCGCTGGTCCCCGAGCCAGGCACCACGTTTCGCGCCGTCGCCATCGCCACGCTGATGGCCGGCACGGCGTTGGTCATCGCATTCGCCAACATCATCGATCGTGCCGGGCTCGGCAGCGGTATCTGGATCATGTTCCTCGCCCCGGCGCTGGCGGAGCTGCCGCGAACCATCGCCGGTATGGCGGTGTTGTACCGGAGCGGCGAATACTCCTTTGAACTCATCCTCGCCGGACTCGCGATCGCCGTCTTGACGGTGGGCGGCGTTGTCCGGCTGTTGATGGCCGCGCGGGGCGCCGAAGCCGTGGCCTCGACGTGTATATGGACGCCGTTGCTCAGCTATTCGCTGCTGCCCTGGCTGCTCTTCCCCATTGGCCTGATCGCGACACTGAGCGCCGACGGCGCCGTCACGCTCATGACGTCCGGCCCGCTCCGCTTCATCGTGCTGGCCGTGCTCGTCGTCCTGGTGAGCGCGCTGTCGCTGCGCTCGTTCGCCCGCACCGGTCAGATGAGCCCCATACCCGCGGCAATCATAGGCCTGACGCTCACCGCCGTGGTCGTGGCGACCGAGATCATGCAGTCGTACTTCTTCGCGGTTCCGCCGCTCGGCAGCACCGACCTCGTCGTGGCGACGGTGGTCGCCATGACCATACTCGGGCAATGGGGTGGCGTCGGCTCAGGCGCGCTGGCGCAAGATGGTCCGCCCGTCAGTCCTCGGGCTTGAACAGGTAGCTCGCGCGCGCCATCACCGCGTTGATGTTGGCGCCGCCAGACACCTGGCCGGGCGCGGTGATCGGAATGCCTGCAGCGCACAGCGGGCAATCCGGCGAGGTGCTGAGGCTCAAGTAGGTGTAGTCGTACTCGACGCCGAGGATGACGCTCGGCCAGGCCGCGTACTCGATGCCGCCGCCGATCGTCCAGCCGTCGACGAACTCCTCGTCCGTCGCGACCAGGCCGCCCGCCACACGCGTGGTCGCCATTGTCAACGTAGCATTGCCGCCGGCCCAGCCGCCCTTGCCGAACACCATCACGCGATCCCACGCGTAGCCAATGCGGCCCTCGACCGTCATCAGCCAGTCGATGTCGGTGGTGAACGTGTCGGTTGCGGGAAAGAACGGGCTCGCGACCGATTCCGACAGGCCGGTTCCCGAGAACGAGAACTCGGCGCCGAATATCCAATTGCCCATCTGCAGGTTGCCGCCGGTGATGACGCCGCCGGCGAAACTGCTCGGGCCAAAATTCGTCTGCGTGCCGGGAGGCACCGCGCCGCCCGTATTGAAGCCGCTGAGATCCTGTTCCCAGTGCACGTCGCTCCAGATGCCGCCGAGCTTGCCGCCGACGTAAATGCCGCTCCAGTCGCTGACGTTCTGCCCATCGGTCATGGGCGTGCCGGGTACCCACCGGCCGTACTCGCCCGGCTGCCATCCGTCCGCCTGCGCCGGCGCCGCGATAGCGAGCGCCACGACAGCGGCGATCAGCAGCGCCAGGCGGCGCGATGCGCGCGGGTTGTCCATAGGTTCCCCACCGTTTGCTCAGTGCCCTATGCACTTCTACGGTGAGTCGCGAATCCCACATACTGCATGCCAAGCACAGTTGCCGATCCTACATGAGGCCCGATGAAAGCTGCAGACGCCGACATTCTCATCGTCCCCGGCTGGCTCGACTCCGGTCCCGATCACTGGCAGTCCCGCTGGGAGCGCAATCTGAAATCCGCGGCGCGGGTCGTGCAGGAGGATTGGCACGCGCCGCAAAAGGATGCGTGGGTCGCCAACATCGTCGCTGCGGTGGACGCCGCCACCCGACCGGCGGTGCTCGTCGCGCACAGTCTGGGTGTGATCGCCGTCGCCTACGCCACGTCGAAGCTGGCCGCGGGCCGCGTTGCCGGAGCCTTCCTCGTCGCGCCGGCCGACGTGGACAATGCGCAGAGCTGGCCGGAGAATGAGGGGCACACCTGGCCGCAGGACAGCTTTGGCTTCGCGCCGGTGCCACTCGCCCCCTTGGGTTTCCCCGCGCTGGTGCTTACGGCGGCGGACGACCCCTATTGCTCCCAGGCGCGGGCGCAGGAGTTTGCCCGCGCCTGGGGAGCGAATTTTGTGGATGTAGGGCAGGCCGGCCACATAGCCGACCAATCCGGTCACGGGCCGTGGCCCGACGGGCTCCTGCGCTTCGGCAAGTTCCTCGGCGAACTCAAGGGCTAGGCGTCAGCGCGACGCCTCGATATCGGCCACCGCCTTGGCCAGGAGATCGCCCATGGCGGCGCGGATCTCGGTGTCCGATACCGTCACGCCGGCCGCAGCGAAGTCGTTGTGCAGCTTGCGGAAAACGTCCTCGTCGCCCTTCTCCTCAAGGTCGGCCTTGACCACCGAGCGGACGTAGTCCGGCAGCGCATCGCCCGTGATTCCGAGCTTGGCTGCCGCCCACTCCGCCAGGAGCTTGTTCCGCCGGGACTCGGCGCGGAACTTAAGGTCTTGATCCAGAGCGAATTTCTTCTCAAAGCCCTTCTCGCGATCGTCAAAAGTGGTCATTCCGTCTCTCCAGCAGAACGTGTCGCCGCAGGCCGCGCGGCAGGCGCCGAAAGGTTGCATCGACGACCGCCTTAACCGCGGCCGCGGGAGCCATAACCCGGGCACTTCCGGGGTTCAATGACCCCCTCCGGCGGGTTAGCGACACCCAAGAACCTTTCTGATCCTTAAGATTGTTTCTAGGGATGGGTTCGGCTAGTGTCGGGGGTGGGTGACCGACCTTTGAATCGACCTTCCCAATGCGGCACCTGAAGACAAGAACAATTCGGAGTTTCAACGACTTGGTCTTGTTGCCAGGTCGGCTTCACCCTCGCAGAATACGTAATTTTCAAGTCAAAGGACAAAGGCTCCATGAACAGGCGGCGGCGCATCTACGAGGGCAAGGCCAAGGTGCTGTACGAAGGCCCGGAGCCGGGCACGCTCATCCAGCATTTCAAGGATGACGCGACCGCGTTCAACGCCAAGAAGCACGCGCTCATCGAGGGCAAGGGCGTGCTCAACAACCGCATCTCCGAATACATCTTCTTGCGGCTCGGCGAGATCGGCGTTCCGACGCACTTCATGCGCCGCCTCAACATGCGCGAGCAGCTGATCCGCGAGGTCGAGATCGTCCCGCTCGAGGTCGTCGTGCGCAACGTTGCCGCCGGCTCGCTGGCGACGCGCCTCGGCCTCGAAGAAGGCGCGCAACTGCCGCGTTCGATCATCGAGTTCTACTACAAGGACGACGCGCTAAACGATCCGATGGTCTCGGAAGAGCACATCACCGCGTTCGGCTGGGCTACGCCCCAGGAGATCGACGAGATCATGCAGATGGCGCTACGCATCAACGACTTCCTCGTCGGCCTCTTCCTCGGCATCGGCATCCGCCTCGTCGACTTCAAGGTCGAGTTCGGCCGCCTGTGGGAGAACGACGTAATGCGCATCGTGCTCGCCGACGAGATCAGCCCCGATTGCTGCCGTCTGTGGGACATCGCGACATCAGACAAGCTCGACAAGGATCGCTTCCGTCGGGATCTCGGCGGTCTGCTCGAAGCCTATCAGGAGGTCGCGCGCCGGCTCGGCGTGTTCACCGGCAACCGCCCGGCCAAGGGCACCGGTCCCATCCTGGTTGCGTCGAACCCCACTGCCAACGGCAAGCCGAATTGAAGCGGCAATAGGCAGGAACCGCAGTTGGCTCTCGTTGTGCCACTGCCTCCTGCCGATTGACCGCTGCCTGGGACAGACATGAAAGCCCGCATCCGCATCACCCTGAAGAACGGCGTGCTCGACCCGCAGGGCAAGGCCATCCAGAACGCGCTCTCGGCGCTCGGCATCACCGGCGTCGCCGACGTGCGCCAGGGCAAGTACATCGAGGTCGAGCTCGCCGAGACGAGCGAGGACGCGGCCAAGGCGACGGTCGAGCGGATGTGCAAGGACCTGCTCGCCAACAGCGTGATCGAGAACTACGCCTACGAGTTGCAGCGCGCCTGACGATGCAGCAATCCCGCACCGCAGTCTGGCTTGCCGGCGTCATCGCCCCGGCGGCCGCGGTCGCGCAAACGGTCAATCTCCCGACGCTCGACTGCACAGTGGATTTTGCCTCGCTGCAGGCGGTGGTCCAGGCGCTTCCCGGCGCCGAGCGCGGTGAGGACGGGGGCTTTGTAACGGTGAAGCTGGCTGAGCCCGACGTCTGGCGCGTCGAATACGGCTTCACCACGCGCTGGCACCCGGCCTATCCGGCGGCAACCATACGCACCTTCCGCAAGCAGGTGACGGGCGTGTGGACCGCCCAGAGCAAAGTCTGCGGCTATGGAAGCGCGGATCAACTCTCCGCCCTGATGGCGGAGATGAAATCCGGTGATAAGAAGCTGACCGATGCCTCGCGGGACGAGGTCGAGCGCGGCAAGCAGAGCCGCTCGCCGCTGGCTCCCCCACACTAATGCGAACAGGACCCTAAATGCTGCGCGCCTCCGTCGTCGTCTTCCCCGGCTCCAACTGCGACCGCGACGTGCAGGTCGCGCTGGAGAAGATCACGGGCTTCCCGGTGAAGATGGTCTGGCACGGCGACGCCAGCGTGCCGGCCTCCGATCTCATCGTCCTGCCGGGCGGCTTCTCCTACGGCGACTACCTGCGCTGCGGCGCCATGGCGGCGCACTCGCCGATCATGCGCGACGTGATTGCCAAGGCCAAAGCCGGCACGCCCGTACTCGGCATCTGCAACGGCTTCCAGGTGCTGTGCGAGTCGGGCCTCCTGCCGGGCGTCCTGATGCGTAACGCGTCGCTGAAATTCATCTGCCGCGACGTCACCCTGCGCGTCGACAACGTCGAGACCATCGTCACCAAGTGCTACCGCAAGGGCGAGGTCGTGCGCCTGCCGATCGCCCACGCCGAGGGCAACTACTTCGCCGACAAGGAGACGCTCGATCGCCTGGAGGGTGAAGGCCGCGTCGTGTTTCGCTATGCCGATGCGGCCGGCGAGGCGACGCCGGAGGCCAATCCCAACGGCGCCCAGCGCAACATCGCCGGCATCTGCGACGCGAGCGGCCGGATTGTCGGGCTGATGCCGCATCCCGAGCGCCTGTTCGAGCTGTCGCTGGGCGGCGCCGACGGCCGCCGCATGTTCGAGAGCGCGCTGCTCAGCGCGATCGAAACCACCGTCTGAAATGAAAAACGCGCCGGACCCGAAGGTCCGACGCGTCTTTGACCACCTCGCCGAAAAGGGGGTCGTGTCGTGTTTGCGCTGCCGATTAACGCCCTCGCCGATAACCGCTCGGGCGATCGGAGCGTTAGTTGGCAGCCGGCGTATAGGCCGTCTGCTGCATGGTCTGAACCGTCATGGCAGTGGCAGACTGCGCGCAGTGGAACGCGAGCTCCTTGCCCTCGCCGGTGTCGAAGCGAGCGTGCTGGCCAGCCTTGACCGAAGCGCGGAAGCGGGTCGGCGTGACAACCAGGATCCCTTCATCGGCCGGCTCCTCGCCCACCACGAGCGTCAGCTCGCAGACACCGTTGGTCGGCACGAAGTAGCCGACGGCGTGCTTGGAACCGACGTGCAGGCTGATGCCGTGCAGTGGCTTGAACGTCTTGGCAGTGTCGTCTGCGGTGGCACTCTGAACTCCGAGTGCGGTGAACCCGGCAAGCATGGCGGCAACAACTGCGCCCTTCTTCATCGCGGACATGCACCAGTTCCTTCTGTTGCAGAGAAAAGCCGGCGGACAAAACTGGGGGAAACATCGCCGGCCGCTGGGCACATAGTTAAGCCTCGGACTCGGCAGGGAAAATACAGAATGTTGCATTGCAGTAATGCTCAGCATGCAGCGCGCAACTGTCGCGGGTGATGCCAATGTCCCACCCCACGGGGTAGCCCGAAACGCCGCGAGGCGTGCGAACCACGAACAAGATTCCCAATCGTCTCCGCCACTTCCACGAACGCCGATTCTGTCAACGATCCCCCGGCGTACACAGCCGCGTAGGCTTCGCCCTGCCCGCGCTTTGCGCAGTGTCATCGGCGTGTCGTTCGCGCCGCGGGTGGCACGCCCTGTTTTCGAGGCCCCGTGCGTGGGGCGACAAGCCGGAAAGCGGTCGCTATAAGCGCTCCATCTGCACCCTTGAGAATCGCACCGAGGCCAAGCGCGCGCGCATGGATGCCAAAGCCGAGAGCCGTTTCGAGATCACGCCGGAGATCGTCGCCGAGCACGGACTGACGCCGGCCGAGTACCAGCGGTTGCTGAAAATCCTCGGCCGCGAGCCGAGCTTCACCGAACTCGGCATCTTCTCGGTCATGTGGTCGGAGCACTGCTCCTATAAATCCTCGCGCGTGTGGCTGAGGACACTGCCCACGACCGGCAAGCAGGTGATCCAGGGCCCCGGCGAGAACGCCGGCGTCGTCGACCTCGGCGACGGCGATGCCGTGATCTTCAAGATGGAGAGCCACAACCACCCGAGCTACATCGAGCCCTACCAGGGCGCGGCGACCGGCGTCGGGGGCATCATGCGCGACGTGTTCACCATGGGCGCCCGCCCCGTCGCCAATCTCAACGCCTTGCGCTTCGGCGCACCCGAGCATCCGAAGACGCGGCACCTCGTCGACGGCGTCGTCTCCGGCATCGGCGGTTACGGCAATTGCGTCGGCGTGCCGACCGTCGGCGGCGAGACCAACTTCGACAAGGGCTACAACAACAACATCCTCGTCAATGCGATGTGCGCCGGCCTCGCGCGCACCGACAAGATCTTCTACTCGGCCGCCAAGGGCGTCGGCCTGCCGGTGATCTACGTCGGCTCGAAGACCGGCCGCGACGGCATCCACGGCGCCACCATGGCGTCGGCCGAGTTCGACGACAAATCCGACGAGAAGCGCCCGACCGTGCAGGTCGGCGACCCGTTCACCGAGAAGCTGCTCATCGAGGCGTGCCTGGAGCTGATGGCCAAGGACGTCATCATCGCCATCCAGGACATGGGCGCCGCCGGCCTCACATCGTCCTCGTGCGAGATGGCCGACAAGGGTGGCGTCGGCATCCACCTCGACCTCGACCACGTGCCCCAGCGCGAAACCGGCATGACGGCCTACGAGATGATGCTCTCGGAAAGCCAGGAGCGCATGCTCATCATCTTGAAGCCCGGCTCCGAGCCCGAGGCCGAGGCGATCTTCAAGAAGTGGGGCCTCGACTTCGCCGTCGTCGGCGAGACGACCGACACCGGCCGCATGATCGTCACCCACCGCGGCCAGGTGGAAGCCGACATTCCCGTCACCACGCTCGCCAACTCGGCGCCCGTCTACGAGCGCCCGTGGTACCCGATCACGCCGCCGAAGATGATCCTCCCCGAATGGGTGCCGGCGCCCAACGCCATCCTCGAGACGCTCAAGGCGATGATGAGCGGCCCGGCGCTCGCCTCGCGCCGCTGGATCTGGGAGCAGTACGACCACATGGTCATGGGCGATACGGTGCAGCGCCCGGGCGGCGACGCCGCCGTGGTCCGTGTCCACGGGACGCAAAAGGGCCTCGCCGTCGTTTGCGACGTGACGCCCCGCTACGTCGCCGCCGACCCGGTCATGGGCACCAAGCAGGCGGTCGTCGAGACGTGGCGCAACCTGACCGCCGTCGGCGCCGATCCGCTCGCCATCACCGACAACATGAACTTCGCCAACCCCGAGCGGCCCGAGGTGATGGGCCAGTTCGTCGGCTCGGTGAAGGGCATGGCGGAGGCCTGCCGCGTGCTCGACTATCCGGTCGTGTCGGGCAACGTCTCGCTCTACAACGAGA of the Hyphomicrobium album genome contains:
- a CDS encoding DUF6867 family protein, which gives rise to MGIYETGSNGLWIFFLVTVLMGGSAARATGGAIASTWRPPWQIFGAALLITFAVRFFHYALFQEPLLSLGNFIIDYIVVATACAWGYRITRVRQMVEQYPWAYERVGVLWWRRRQELPSYPRG
- a CDS encoding ABC transporter ATP-binding protein, producing MRWLRDPLLVVEGLTMRFGGLVAVRDLSFSVGRGDITALIGPNGAGKTTVFNCITGFYKPTSGLMALSTGSPIDAQAVADLTASSRRYVCRDDRMGSDGLFLLERMPDFEIARRARVARTFQNIRLFPGMTVLENLIIAQHNPLMRASGWSLLGLIGAPSYAQAEKAAVDVARYWLDRIGLTSRADDAAGALPYGDQRRLEIARAMCTAPVLLCLDEPAAGLNPRESAALTGLLRGIRDEHATSIVLIEHDMSVVMQVSDHVVVLEYGIRISDGTPESVRNDPRVIAAYLGVEDKDVARVEAEVGL
- the purB gene encoding adenylosuccinate lyase, whose protein sequence is MIPRYSRPEMTSIWDPETRFRIWFEIEAHAASAMAELGVIPHHAAKKIWDKGRNAKFDIARIDAIERETKHDVIAFLTHLAEIVGPEARFVHQGMTSSDVLDTCLNVQLVRAADLLIIDLDHLLAALKRRAFEHKTTPTIGRSHGIHAEPVTFGLKLAYAYAEFDRAKQRIVAARREVATCALSGAVGTFANIDPRVEVYVAEKMGLEPEPISTQVIPRDRHAMYFATLAVVASSIERLATEIRHLQRTEVLEAEEFFSAGQKGSSAMPHKRNPVLSENLTGLARMVRAYSIPAMENVALWHERDISHSSVERMIGPDATVTLDFALARLTGVIDKLVVYPENMQKNLDKLGGLHNSQRVLLALTQAGASREDAYALVQRNAMKTWEQGKDFLAELKADKDVTAKLKPAELEAMFDLGYHFKQVDTIFKRVFGKA
- a CDS encoding ABC transporter ATP-binding protein — its product is MNTPLLSLQGITACYGNITALHGVSLDVPAGQIVTLIGANGAGKSTLMMTIFGNPRARDGRIHFDGRDITDMPTHEIARLGLAQSPEGRRIFGRMTVEENLRMGAEFAGNRDYERELAHVTAIFPRLRERLHQRGGTLSGGEQQMLAIGRAIMSRPKLLLLDEPSLGLAPLVVKQIFEVIADLNAREGLTVFLVEQNAFHALRLAHRAYVMVNGAITLSGTGQELLASPEVRAAYLEGGRH
- a CDS encoding branched-chain amino acid ABC transporter substrate-binding protein; the protein is MKSAAVYAALAIAFAALFTGCDSGPERLKMGVAGPMTGTDAAFGAQLKNGVEQAVADINAAGGINGQQIELTVGDDAADPRQGVSVANNFLGEGVRFVVGHFNSGVSMPASEVYVDNGILMITPSSTNPMITERKLWNVFRTCGRDDQQGGVAGKYIADNLKDKKVAIVHDKTTYGKGLADETKKAMNNGGVTEILYEGVGAGEKDFTALVSKLKNAGVEVLYWGGVHTAGGLVLRQMRDQGLNAVFMSGDGIASDEFAAIAGPGAEGTLMTFGPDPQKRPEAKEIIDRFEARKYKPEAYTLYSYAAVQILKQAIEATKSTDPKTVAAYMRTGVVFNTVIGDIAFDDKGDIKQVAYVMYTWIKQPDGRITYVQN
- a CDS encoding RBBP9/YdeN family alpha/beta hydrolase: MKAADADILIVPGWLDSGPDHWQSRWERNLKSAARVVQEDWHAPQKDAWVANIVAAVDAATRPAVLVAHSLGVIAVAYATSKLAAGRVAGAFLVAPADVDNAQSWPENEGHTWPQDSFGFAPVPLAPLGFPALVLTAADDPYCSQARAQEFARAWGANFVDVGQAGHIADQSGHGPWPDGLLRFGKFLGELKG
- a CDS encoding outer membrane protein — encoded protein: MDNPRASRRLALLIAAVVALAIAAPAQADGWQPGEYGRWVPGTPMTDGQNVSDWSGIYVGGKLGGIWSDVHWEQDLSGFNTGGAVPPGTQTNFGPSSFAGGVITGGNLQMGNWIFGAEFSFSGTGLSESVASPFFPATDTFTTDIDWLMTVEGRIGYAWDRVMVFGKGGWAGGNATLTMATTRVAGGLVATDEEFVDGWTIGGGIEYAAWPSVILGVEYDYTYLSLSTSPDCPLCAAGIPITAPGQVSGGANINAVMARASYLFKPED
- a CDS encoding DUF1476 domain-containing protein codes for the protein MTTFDDREKGFEKKFALDQDLKFRAESRRNKLLAEWAAAKLGITGDALPDYVRSVVKADLEEKGDEDVFRKLHNDFAAAGVTVSDTEIRAAMGDLLAKAVADIEASR